In Rathayibacter sp. VKM Ac-2762, one DNA window encodes the following:
- a CDS encoding pyridoxamine 5'-phosphate oxidase family protein — protein MDSLPVTDRTRVSRLRDRQRTDPAELHALLDEALVAHVAVVRDGAAIVLPILFARDGDSLLLHGSSGGGLLREAARHSLLTASVTLVDGLVVARSTFDSSMNYRSAMVIGRAEVLEGEEKARALDLLVARLLPGRDEEVRASTAREIAATLVLRLPLAEASLKVRAHGAGDEPEAGVWAGVVPLVTRTLAPVPTEEGVAVPESVRRFSAAVDGAVPPWR, from the coding sequence ATGGACAGCCTCCCCGTCACCGACCGCACCCGCGTCTCCCGTCTCCGCGACCGCCAGCGCACCGATCCCGCCGAGCTGCACGCCCTGCTCGACGAGGCGCTCGTCGCCCACGTCGCCGTCGTGCGGGACGGCGCCGCGATCGTGCTGCCGATCCTCTTCGCCCGCGACGGCGACTCCCTCCTGCTGCACGGGTCGAGCGGCGGAGGACTGCTGCGGGAGGCGGCGCGGCACTCGCTCCTCACCGCTTCCGTCACGCTGGTCGACGGACTGGTCGTCGCCCGCTCCACCTTCGACAGCTCGATGAACTACCGCTCGGCGATGGTGATCGGCCGGGCCGAGGTGCTGGAGGGCGAGGAGAAGGCGCGGGCCCTCGATCTGCTGGTGGCACGCCTCCTGCCGGGGCGCGACGAGGAGGTGCGAGCGAGCACCGCCCGCGAGATCGCGGCCACGCTGGTGCTGCGCCTCCCCCTGGCCGAGGCGAGCCTGAAGGTGCGCGCGCACGGAGCCGGCGACGAGCCGGAGGCCGGGGTCTGGGCGGGCGTCGTGCCGCTGGTCACCCGCACGCTCGCGCCGGTGCCGACGGAGGAGGGCGTCGCGGTCCCGGAGTCGGTCCGCCGCTTCAGCGCTGCGGTCGACGGCGCGGTGCCGCCCTGGCGCTGA
- a CDS encoding AI-2E family transporter: MMTPRAFARSRRRRSAPAQPAVEPDIVVSADPEKPVFTIRSFRIGLFGALGVLVALVLGGLVVQLGTVLTYIFVALFFALGLDPLVSWLESKRLPRPLAITAVFAAVVLIFAGLLVYIIPILVEQLTMFVTSAPQIVTDIASQQWVLDLEQQLRGVIDIDELIESVQSFIGNPNNLLSLGGGLIAVGTGIASGVTGAVIVLILTLYFLASLRSMKAVAYRFAPASHRAKAHEVGDEITGAVGRYVVGQVSLAGVNGVLTFILLLSIGAPVPALLACVAFLGSLIPLVGTLSGAVIISLACLLASPLTALVAAIYYLVYMQVEAYLLSPRIMNKAVSVPGAVVVIAAVAGGTIAGVLGALVAIPVAASVIIVVQKVVFPRQDAK, translated from the coding sequence ATGATGACCCCGCGCGCCTTCGCCCGCTCCCGCCGGCGCCGGTCGGCACCCGCCCAGCCCGCGGTCGAGCCGGACATCGTGGTCTCCGCCGACCCGGAGAAGCCGGTCTTCACGATCCGCTCCTTCCGCATCGGCCTGTTCGGCGCGCTCGGCGTGCTGGTGGCGCTCGTCCTGGGCGGCCTCGTCGTGCAGCTGGGCACGGTGCTGACCTACATCTTCGTGGCGCTGTTCTTCGCGCTCGGCCTCGATCCGCTGGTCTCCTGGCTCGAGAGCAAGCGCCTGCCGAGGCCGCTCGCGATCACGGCGGTCTTCGCCGCGGTGGTGCTGATCTTCGCCGGCCTGCTGGTCTACATCATCCCGATCCTGGTCGAGCAGCTGACGATGTTCGTCACGAGCGCCCCGCAGATCGTCACCGACATCGCCTCGCAGCAGTGGGTGCTCGACCTCGAGCAGCAGCTGCGCGGCGTGATCGACATCGACGAGCTGATCGAGAGCGTCCAGAGCTTCATCGGCAACCCCAACAACCTGCTCTCGCTCGGCGGCGGACTGATCGCGGTCGGGACCGGGATCGCCAGCGGCGTGACCGGCGCCGTCATCGTGCTGATCCTGACGCTGTACTTCCTCGCGTCGCTGCGCTCGATGAAGGCCGTCGCCTACCGCTTCGCCCCCGCCTCGCACCGCGCGAAGGCGCACGAGGTCGGCGACGAGATCACCGGCGCCGTGGGCCGCTACGTGGTCGGCCAGGTCTCGCTCGCCGGCGTGAACGGCGTGCTCACGTTCATCCTGCTGCTCTCGATCGGCGCCCCGGTGCCGGCGCTGCTGGCCTGCGTCGCGTTCCTCGGCTCCCTGATCCCGCTGGTCGGCACGCTCTCGGGCGCCGTGATCATCTCGCTCGCCTGCCTCCTGGCCTCGCCGCTGACCGCGCTGGTCGCCGCGATCTACTACCTCGTCTACATGCAGGTCGAGGCGTACCTCCTCAGCCCCCGCATCATGAACAAGGCCGTCTCGGTCCCCGGTGCGGTCGTCGTGATCGCGGCGGTGGCGGGCGGCACCATCGCGGGCGTGCTCGGCGCCCTGGTCGCGATCCCGGTCGCGGCCTCGGTGATCATCGTCGTGCAGAAGGTCGTCTTCCCCCGTCAGGACGCCAAGTAG
- a CDS encoding amylosucrase, whose product MTAVRERLGAVDDEFSGRLDEHLPRLVDLLATVYAGRDDLEDQLVAIVELAAASWEERPEELRALDRAREQHPTWFLSNKALGGVCYVDRYAGDLEGLRAEIPYLREIGLNYLHLMPLFDAPEGESDGGYAVSSYRRVRPDLGDMEQLRGLASELREQGIALVVDFVFNHTSNEHEWAQRALAGEQRFEDYYWIYPDREQPDAFERTTREIFPDDHPGSFVQLEDGRWVWATFHRYQWDLNYSNPEVFRAMAGEMLFLANQGVDALRMDAVAFIWKELGTTCESQPQAHLLLRAFNEVCRLAAPALLFKSEAIVHPDEVIEYIDVEECQLSYNPLQMALTWEALATRDVRLLSQALERRHALPEGTAWVNYVRGHDDIGWTFADEDAAELGIDAAGHRRFLNDFYTDRFDGTFARGVPFQENPRTGDRRVSGTTASLAGVEAGDAYGIDRVLLAHSIALSTGGLPLLYLGDEVGQLNDHGYLDDPTTAGDSRWVNRPRRPAERYDEREVPGTAASEVFGGLLHLIAVRKAVPMFAGTELSVFDPVNDHVLGYQRPGDGESVLVLANVSDEVQEVAAERFVGFAAEAVDLVTEIAVDLREGFRLAPLQFVWLRVTPA is encoded by the coding sequence CTGACGGCGGTCCGCGAGCGCCTCGGCGCCGTCGACGACGAGTTCTCCGGCCGCCTCGACGAGCACCTCCCGCGCCTGGTCGATCTGCTCGCCACGGTGTACGCCGGCCGCGACGACCTCGAGGACCAGCTGGTCGCGATCGTCGAGCTCGCCGCCGCCTCCTGGGAGGAGCGGCCCGAGGAGCTCCGCGCGCTCGACCGCGCCCGCGAGCAGCACCCGACCTGGTTCCTCTCGAACAAGGCTCTGGGCGGGGTCTGCTACGTCGACCGCTACGCGGGCGACCTCGAGGGGCTGCGCGCCGAGATCCCGTACCTCCGCGAGATCGGCCTGAACTACCTGCACCTGATGCCGCTCTTCGATGCGCCCGAGGGCGAGTCGGACGGGGGCTACGCGGTCTCGAGCTACCGGCGCGTGCGGCCGGACCTCGGCGACATGGAGCAGCTCCGCGGGCTGGCCTCCGAGCTGCGCGAGCAGGGCATCGCACTCGTGGTCGACTTCGTCTTCAACCACACCTCGAACGAGCACGAGTGGGCGCAGCGCGCGCTCGCCGGCGAGCAGCGCTTCGAGGACTACTACTGGATCTACCCGGACCGGGAGCAGCCCGACGCCTTCGAGCGCACGACGCGCGAGATCTTCCCGGACGACCATCCCGGCTCCTTCGTTCAGCTGGAGGACGGGCGCTGGGTCTGGGCCACGTTCCACCGCTACCAGTGGGACCTCAACTACTCCAACCCCGAGGTGTTCCGGGCGATGGCGGGAGAGATGCTCTTCCTCGCCAATCAGGGCGTCGACGCCCTGAGGATGGACGCGGTCGCGTTCATCTGGAAGGAGCTCGGCACCACCTGCGAGTCGCAGCCGCAGGCGCACTTGCTGCTGCGCGCGTTCAACGAGGTCTGCCGCCTGGCCGCTCCGGCGCTGCTGTTCAAGTCCGAGGCGATCGTGCACCCCGACGAGGTGATCGAGTACATCGACGTCGAGGAGTGCCAGCTCTCGTACAACCCGCTGCAGATGGCGCTCACCTGGGAGGCGCTCGCCACCCGTGACGTCCGTCTCCTCTCGCAGGCCCTCGAGCGCCGGCACGCCCTCCCCGAGGGCACGGCCTGGGTCAACTACGTGCGCGGGCACGACGACATCGGCTGGACCTTCGCCGACGAGGACGCCGCCGAGCTCGGGATCGACGCGGCCGGCCACCGCCGGTTCCTCAACGACTTCTACACGGACCGGTTCGACGGCACGTTCGCCCGCGGAGTGCCGTTCCAGGAGAATCCGCGCACCGGCGACCGCCGCGTCTCGGGCACCACCGCGTCCCTCGCCGGAGTGGAGGCGGGCGACGCCTACGGGATCGACCGCGTGCTGCTCGCGCACTCGATCGCCCTGAGCACCGGCGGGCTGCCGCTGCTCTACCTCGGCGACGAGGTCGGCCAGCTCAACGACCACGGCTACCTCGACGATCCGACGACGGCCGGCGACTCGCGCTGGGTGAACCGTCCCCGCCGCCCCGCGGAGCGCTACGACGAGCGCGAGGTCCCGGGGACGGCCGCGAGCGAGGTCTTCGGCGGGCTGCTGCACCTCATCGCCGTGCGCAAGGCCGTTCCGATGTTCGCGGGCACCGAGCTGAGCGTCTTCGACCCGGTCAACGACCACGTGCTCGGCTACCAGCGCCCCGGCGACGGGGAGTCGGTGCTCGTGCTCGCGAACGTGTCGGACGAGGTCCAGGAGGTCGCGGCCGAGCGGTTCGTCGGGTTCGCCGCGGAGGCGGTCGACCTGGTCACCGAGATCGCGGTCGACCTGCGCGAGGGCTTCCGTCTCGCTCCGCTGCAGTTCGTCTGGCTGAGGGTGACCCCGGCCTGA
- a CDS encoding glycosyltransferase: MSAPEPRVAVVVLTQGTRPDDLAAGLAGVLAQEGVELDVVCVGNGWEPDGLPEGVRALALPENLGIPAGRNAGVDAVAGEYLFFLDDDARIPSPRFLVDAIALLASNRRIGLVQPRVDSTDGTPSPRRWIPRILKGDPRRSGPVFSVWEGAVVLRRDVFARTGGWAAPFFYAHEGIELAWRVWDTGRTAWYAGELVAQHPVIQPTRHADYYRLNARNRVWLARRNLAAPLALVYVGSWTAIQCLRWRRDPAALRAWFAGWREGWRSDPGGRRVLSARTVLRMAFAGRPPIV, translated from the coding sequence GTGTCCGCTCCTGAGCCGCGGGTCGCCGTCGTCGTCCTGACGCAGGGGACCCGGCCCGACGACCTCGCCGCGGGGCTGGCCGGCGTCCTCGCGCAGGAGGGCGTCGAGCTGGACGTCGTCTGCGTCGGCAACGGCTGGGAGCCCGACGGCCTGCCCGAGGGAGTGCGCGCCCTGGCGCTGCCCGAGAACCTCGGCATCCCCGCGGGCCGGAACGCCGGAGTCGACGCCGTCGCGGGGGAGTACCTCTTCTTCCTCGACGACGACGCCCGGATCCCGTCTCCCCGCTTCCTCGTCGACGCGATCGCGCTGCTCGCCTCGAACCGCCGCATCGGCCTGGTGCAGCCCCGCGTCGACAGCACGGACGGCACGCCGAGCCCAAGGCGCTGGATCCCGCGGATCCTCAAGGGCGACCCCCGCCGCTCCGGCCCCGTCTTCTCGGTCTGGGAGGGAGCGGTCGTGCTGCGGCGCGACGTGTTCGCCCGGACGGGCGGCTGGGCGGCTCCGTTCTTCTACGCGCACGAGGGCATCGAGCTGGCCTGGCGGGTCTGGGACACGGGTCGCACCGCCTGGTACGCGGGAGAGCTCGTCGCCCAGCACCCGGTCATCCAGCCGACCCGTCACGCCGACTACTACCGGCTGAACGCGCGCAACCGCGTCTGGCTCGCCCGCCGCAATCTCGCCGCACCTCTGGCGCTCGTCTACGTGGGGTCCTGGACCGCGATCCAGTGCCTCCGCTGGCGGCGCGACCCGGCCGCCCTGCGCGCCTGGTTCGCCGGCTGGCGGGAGGGATGGCGCTCGGATCCGGGCGGCCGGCGCGTCCTCTCGGCCCGCACGGTGCTCCGGATGGCGTTCGCCGGGCGTCCGCCGATCGTCTAG
- a CDS encoding CDP-alcohol phosphatidyltransferase family protein, with protein MTTTTRPRSIAELRAVAQPPEVRGRRNAEHWTASLYLRRFSPYLTWLLLKTSISANGVTGLMILVGWSAAAALLIPGIAGAALALLLGQLQMLVDCCDGEVARWRRTSSPAGVFLDKVGHYTTEALIPIALGLRAAGVPFEAPADFLWTTIGFALALVIVLNKALNDMVHVARANAGLTKLADTKGEAVPSSSGLAGLRRAARFLPFHRLYHSVELTMLAFATALVGLVVGAGTADRVLVGALLPLALLALVGHFVAIMASKRVRS; from the coding sequence ATGACCACGACGACGAGACCCCGCTCCATCGCCGAGCTGCGCGCCGTCGCGCAGCCCCCGGAGGTGCGCGGGCGCCGCAACGCCGAGCACTGGACGGCGTCGCTCTACCTGCGCCGCTTCTCGCCCTACCTGACCTGGCTGCTGCTGAAGACCTCGATCTCGGCGAACGGCGTCACCGGGCTGATGATCCTGGTCGGCTGGAGCGCGGCGGCAGCCCTCCTGATCCCGGGGATCGCCGGAGCGGCGCTGGCGCTGCTCCTCGGCCAGCTGCAGATGCTGGTGGACTGCTGCGACGGCGAGGTCGCGCGCTGGCGCCGCACGTCCTCGCCGGCGGGCGTGTTCCTCGACAAGGTCGGGCACTACACGACCGAGGCGCTGATCCCGATCGCGCTCGGACTGCGGGCGGCGGGCGTCCCGTTCGAGGCGCCGGCGGACTTCCTCTGGACGACGATCGGCTTCGCCCTGGCCCTGGTGATCGTCCTCAACAAGGCGCTCAACGACATGGTGCACGTGGCGCGCGCGAACGCCGGTCTCACGAAGCTGGCGGACACGAAGGGCGAGGCGGTGCCGTCCTCGTCCGGGCTGGCGGGGCTTCGCCGCGCGGCCCGCTTCCTGCCCTTCCACCGCCTCTACCACTCCGTCGAGCTGACGATGCTGGCCTTCGCGACCGCCCTCGTGGGCCTCGTCGTCGGAGCGGGCACGGCCGACCGGGTCCTCGTCGGGGCGCTGCTGCCGCTCGCCCTCCTCGCCCTGGTCGGCCACTTCGTCGCGATCATGGCGTCCAAGCGTGTCCGCTCCTGA